AGCCCCACCCGGTCAAACGCCGTGTGAGCTAGCTGCTGGCCCCGCTCACCAGCCGCAGCCAGGGCCGCTGGGTTGGCCAGGGCTGCTTGCAGGCAACGAGTCAGGGCCGATGCGTCGTCGGCGGGCGTGTACCAGCCGCAGCCGTGGGCTTCAACCAGCTTTTTAGTCCAGCCGGGGTTGGTAACTACCACCGGCGTGCCCACGGCCAGCGCATCGTAGAGCTTAGCCGGCGAGTTGGCACCGAGTACCGGCAGGCCCAGGAACGACACCACGGCTATCTCGGCCAATCCAAACCAACTGAACACGGCGTGGCGCGGCTGCCCGCCCACCAGCCGGATGCGCCCCGGCCAGCGCGCCGCCGCCGCCGCCACCAGCGGCGCGTAGTAGCCGTGGCCCAGAAATAGAAATGTCACGGTTGGTTCGGCCGCTACCAGCGCCTCAGCAGCGGCAACCACCGTGGGCATAGCATTAGCTCGCCCGAAGGTGCCGGCGTAGAGGACCACCCGCTGCCCGGCTAGCCCCTGCGCCTGGCGCAGAGCCGCCACGGCGGCCGGCGTGGCGCGGGCCGCCAAGTCGAGGTCGGTGCCATTGAGTAGCGTCGTGATTTTACTTTCGGCAATGCCTAGCCCGGCCACGTAGGTGCTCATATCGGGCGAGAGCGGCACAATGTGCGCCGCGCTCTGGTACAGCCGTTTTTCGAGGGCAAATAGCTGCTGCCGGGCCAGCGCCGTGGGCACCGCGCCCATCGCCACCGGAAACGAGGGCCACAAGTCCTGCACCTCAAACACCCACGGCACGCCCCAGTGCCGCGCCACGCGGCTAGCCGCCCAGGCCGCCGTAAGCGGTGTGCTAATGCCCCATACCACATCGGGCCGCGCACTGCGGCGGCCGGCGCGCACTGCCCAGGCCGCGTACTGAACAAACGCCAGCGCCCGCCGCGCCGGCCCCATCTTGTTGTCGTAGGGAATGTTAGCTTCCAGCAGTTCCACACCCGGCGGCACCCAGGGCCACTCGTGCGTGAGCTGCTGGCTGCGCCAGGCGGGCGTAGTTAGCAGGGTAACCCGGTGGTGCTTGGCGATTTCAGCCAGCAGCGTGTAGTGCCGGCTCGTGGCCGGGCAGTCGGGACTGGTGTGGTACTGGCTGAAAACGGCAATGTGCACGCTGGAGAGTTAGGAGTTATGAATTACCACTTTTGCAATTCTTCACTCCTAATTATTTTTTGGGTCGGTAGTGCGACTCGTTCAGGATGTGCTGGGTGTCTTTGTCGGCCATGAGCTGGGCTAGGGTCACGCCCGAGTGCTCGGCCATGTACTTGCGCACTATCTGCAGGCCCACCCACTGGCCCACCCGGCCGGGGCAGGTGCGGTCGATTTCGGGCACGTTGGGCCGCTCGCCCACGTATTTCTGAATGACGAACGGCGTAGTACTGAACAGCAGATTATTCTCCAGAAAATGCCCCCAGATGCGCGCCTCGTTGAATTTTACGTTGGCCAGGTCCTTGCCCGAGTAGCCAACGAGCAGCGAATCGGGCGTGCAAGGCAGCACCGCCCCGGCAAAGTAGAGGCGCTTGCCCTGGTCCACCATCTGGTCGAGCATGGAGGTGGCCGTGAGCTGATGGCGGTTGTACTTGCTCGATACGGCCAGCGCCAGCGTGGGCAGCACGTAGGCGGGCCGGTAGCGCCGCAGCATGTACTGGGGCAGGTCGGGCCGGTACTTAGCCTGCGGCCCGGCAAACCAGTCTAAGCTGATAACCAGCAGGCTGTCATTGACATAAATATCCTTGCCGAGTAGCCCGCTCACGTAAGTGGTGGCTACGGCCGGCGCCTTAAAATCGGGAAAATAATATTTTATCCGCCCAAACATTCCCGCCATATTCTGCCGTAGGCTAGCCGAGTCGGCAAAGGCGGTGGCGGTTTGTTGGCTCAACTGCTGCAAGGCGGGGTTAGTAGCGAGCTGCGCCAGGGCCTTGGCTAGGGTATCGGCCGGCGCCTGACCAGCTTGCAGATAGTAGCGCGCAAAAACCGGGTTGGCGCGCATAAACTGCAACCCTTCGGCCGGATTCTTAATCTGGAAGAAAGGCCGTTCGAGGCGCTGTAGGTGCACAGCAGCGGCCGGCGCATCGGCGGCGGGGTCGGGGCGGCAGCCATCGGCCGCGCCCTGGCGGCAGCTAGCCAGCAGCCCGGCGGCGGCCAGTAGTAGCG
The genomic region above belongs to Hymenobacter sp. BRD128 and contains:
- a CDS encoding glycosyltransferase family 4 protein, with product MHIAVFSQYHTSPDCPATSRHYTLLAEIAKHHRVTLLTTPAWRSQQLTHEWPWVPPGVELLEANIPYDNKMGPARRALAFVQYAAWAVRAGRRSARPDVVWGISTPLTAAWAASRVARHWGVPWVFEVQDLWPSFPVAMGAVPTALARQQLFALEKRLYQSAAHIVPLSPDMSTYVAGLGIAESKITTLLNGTDLDLAARATPAAVAALRQAQGLAGQRVVLYAGTFGRANAMPTVVAAAEALVAAEPTVTFLFLGHGYYAPLVAAAAARWPGRIRLVGGQPRHAVFSWFGLAEIAVVSFLGLPVLGANSPAKLYDALAVGTPVVVTNPGWTKKLVEAHGCGWYTPADDASALTRCLQAALANPAALAAAGERGQQLAHTAFDRVGLAARMRGILENAAG
- a CDS encoding gliding motility lipoprotein GldB, with product MKLSSSISALLLAAAGLLASCRQGAADGCRPDPAADAPAAAVHLQRLERPFFQIKNPAEGLQFMRANPVFARYYLQAGQAPADTLAKALAQLATNPALQQLSQQTATAFADSASLRQNMAGMFGRIKYYFPDFKAPAVATTYVSGLLGKDIYVNDSLLVISLDWFAGPQAKYRPDLPQYMLRRYRPAYVLPTLALAVSSKYNRHQLTATSMLDQMVDQGKRLYFAGAVLPCTPDSLLVGYSGKDLANVKFNEARIWGHFLENNLLFSTTPFVIQKYVGERPNVPEIDRTCPGRVGQWVGLQIVRKYMAEHSGVTLAQLMADKDTQHILNESHYRPKK